Proteins from one Calditrichota bacterium genomic window:
- a CDS encoding FixH family protein — protein MDKNKSWPYSITIFYVLFMIAMLSFLFFSFNNNIQMVTDNYYEKTLEYEDQINRIRNTNALKIKPVFNFNKASNEIFLIMPAVFDSSSITGKIVFFRPSDANLDQTIKLNINENHIQVIPVTGIVKGKWDVQLHWTADGTEYFYKQVLVL, from the coding sequence ATGGATAAAAATAAAAGCTGGCCATATTCGATCACAATTTTCTATGTCCTTTTCATGATTGCGATGCTTTCATTTCTATTTTTTTCATTCAATAATAATATTCAAATGGTTACGGATAATTATTATGAAAAAACCCTGGAATATGAAGATCAGATTAATCGAATCCGTAATACAAATGCGCTAAAGATAAAACCGGTTTTTAATTTCAATAAAGCTTCAAATGAAATTTTTCTAATTATGCCGGCTGTTTTTGATAGCTCATCCATTACCGGGAAAATTGTTTTTTTCCGGCCTTCGGATGCAAACCTTGACCAAACAATAAAATTGAATATTAATGAAAATCATATTCAGGTTATTCCGGTAACCGGTATTGTTAAAGGAAAATGGGATGTTCAGTTACATTGGACTGCTGATGGCACAGAATACTTTTATAAACAAGTCCTGGTTTTGTAG
- the ccoG gene encoding cytochrome c oxidase accessory protein CcoG, which produces MNVDPQVEEKKELADESFRDSIATVDRKGERVWIYPKKPKGKFYNARTWVSFLLLAIFFGGPFIHIGGQPLLLLNFLERKFIVLGLAFWPQDFHLFLLATITFVVFIVLFTAVFGRVWCGWACPQTVFMELVYRKIEYLIEGDARQQKKLNSMPLNGEKFFKKSLKHIIFLGIAFLIGNMFMAYIVGIDETLKIVTSSPSEHMTGFISVIVFSGIFYFVFSRFREQACVIVCPYGRFQSVLLDKTSIVISYDFLRGEKRGKVSKRKEPKPDQGDCIDCNQCVDVCPTGIDIRNGTQLECVNCTACIDACDTVMDKINKPRGLIKYASYNAIKENNHKLITPRALGYTAVLTALIVLLTTLLVLRSPIETTILRSPGTMFTMLENGNVSNLFSVKIVNKTFEKMPLEFNLKGIEGKLILAGSTLVIEPDGIGQSALIVEFDPSVLKPGKNSITIEITSNGEILDTVTTGFVAPGAN; this is translated from the coding sequence GTGAACGTAGATCCACAAGTAGAAGAAAAAAAGGAACTGGCGGATGAATCTTTTAGGGATTCAATAGCAACTGTTGATAGAAAAGGCGAACGCGTTTGGATTTATCCCAAAAAACCAAAGGGAAAGTTTTACAATGCGCGTACGTGGGTAAGTTTTCTTTTACTTGCGATCTTTTTTGGCGGCCCGTTTATTCATATAGGCGGGCAGCCTTTATTGTTGCTTAATTTTCTGGAACGGAAATTTATTGTTTTGGGCTTAGCTTTTTGGCCTCAGGATTTCCATTTGTTTCTTTTGGCGACAATAACTTTTGTTGTTTTTATAGTTTTGTTTACAGCCGTTTTTGGCCGTGTTTGGTGTGGCTGGGCTTGTCCTCAAACAGTGTTCATGGAACTGGTTTACCGCAAAATTGAATATTTGATCGAAGGCGATGCCCGTCAGCAAAAAAAACTAAACTCCATGCCTTTAAACGGTGAAAAGTTTTTCAAGAAAAGCCTTAAACATATAATTTTTTTGGGGATTGCTTTTCTAATTGGCAATATGTTTATGGCTTATATTGTTGGTATTGATGAAACACTTAAAATAGTTACTTCATCACCTTCCGAACACATGACCGGTTTTATTTCTGTTATTGTTTTTTCCGGAATTTTTTACTTTGTGTTTTCACGATTTCGTGAACAAGCCTGTGTTATTGTTTGCCCCTATGGACGCTTCCAATCAGTTTTGCTTGATAAAACTTCAATTGTTATTTCTTATGATTTTTTACGTGGCGAAAAGCGGGGCAAAGTATCCAAGCGAAAAGAGCCTAAGCCAGATCAGGGTGATTGTATTGATTGTAATCAGTGCGTGGATGTATGCCCAACAGGAATTGATATCCGCAATGGTACACAGCTTGAATGTGTAAATTGCACAGCATGTATTGATGCGTGTGATACTGTTATGGACAAAATAAATAAACCGCGTGGTCTGATAAAATATGCATCTTATAATGCTATAAAAGAAAATAACCATAAGCTGATTACACCACGGGCCCTTGGATATACAGCGGTGTTAACGGCATTAATAGTTTTGCTCACAACTTTGCTTGTATTAAGGTCGCCAATCGAAACTACTATTTTGCGGTCACCGGGAACAATGTTTACGATGCTTGAAAATGGTAATGTTAGCAATCTTTTTTCTGTGAAAATTGTAAACAAAACATTCGAGAAAATGCCGCTTGAATTTAATTTAAAAGGTATAGAAGGAAAACTGATTCTGGCAGGATCTACACTTGTTATAGAACCGGACGGTATTGGGCAATCAGCTCTAATTGTCGAGTTTGATCCTTCAGTATTAAAACCAGGTAAAAACAGTATCACAATTGAAATAACAAGTAATGGTGAAATACTAGATACAGTGACAACCGGTTTTGTTGCTCCGGGGGCAAATTAA
- a CDS encoding c-type cytochrome: MKYEDKLLDHNYDGIQELDNSLPPWWLNLFYITIVWGVIYVFYYHVFDMGPLQIDEYNIEMGVIEESSSGLSGYQSPYADTGDKTPPPPPAGGEAATTETTESQEPVEEVPAINYDLVTDAGRLENGAKVYAANCLACHGANGEGGIGPNMTDNYWINGDGSFNSIVKVVQDGVPVKGMIAWKPVLKESDLLDVSSHMYNLIGTNPPNPKEPQGEKYGD; encoded by the coding sequence ATGAAATATGAAGATAAACTACTTGACCACAATTATGATGGGATTCAGGAGCTGGATAACAGCCTCCCTCCCTGGTGGTTAAACCTGTTTTATATAACAATTGTCTGGGGTGTGATTTATGTTTTCTACTATCATGTATTTGATATGGGCCCTTTGCAAATTGATGAATATAATATTGAAATGGGAGTTATAGAAGAAAGCTCATCCGGGTTATCCGGCTATCAATCCCCATATGCCGATACCGGTGATAAAACTCCGCCTCCACCGCCAGCCGGTGGGGAAGCCGCCACTACAGAAACTACAGAAAGCCAGGAGCCTGTAGAGGAAGTACCTGCGATTAATTATGATCTTGTAACTGATGCAGGCCGGCTTGAAAATGGTGCAAAGGTTTATGCGGCAAATTGCCTGGCGTGCCATGGAGCAAATGGAGAAGGTGGTATTGGGCCGAATATGACTGATAATTACTGGATAAATGGTGATGGTTCTTTTAATTCGATTGTAAAAGTTGTTCAGGATGGTGTTCCCGTAAAAGGAATGATTGCCTGGAAACCTGTTTTAAAAGAGAGTGATTTGTTGGATGTATCAAGCCATATGTACAACCTTATAGGTACTAATCCACCAAACCCAAAAGAACCACAAGGTGAAAAGTACGGAGACTAA
- a CDS encoding CcoQ/FixQ family Cbb3-type cytochrome c oxidase assembly chaperone, whose translation MIKNVLESISGVEIFPLISLLIFTTFFVVVLFWVVKLDKKTVKKLENMPLEDNDQSQNIGRK comes from the coding sequence GTGATTAAAAATGTACTCGAATCAATATCAGGTGTAGAAATATTTCCATTGATTTCGTTATTGATCTTCACAACTTTTTTTGTAGTTGTATTGTTTTGGGTTGTAAAGCTTGATAAGAAAACAGTTAAAAAATTGGAGAATATGCCACTTGAAGATAATGATCAGTCTCAAAATATTGGGAGAAAATAA
- a CDS encoding DUF4145 domain-containing protein gives MKSKILLIIFSILSFVLLVLHLVFPNFKIDTIALSLFILAFLPWILPYLKNLELPGGIKIELRDIKEATEKVTGKLITVSGKIEEESSMSANPTVISPDPMAILLKVAEHDPNLGLIGFRIELEKRILDIAQKNSIESRLPLFPLLRSLYKKNIITENVFEGLKTLIDIANHAAHGEKVNEEAVHIILNNGAQILKNLKA, from the coding sequence ATGAAATCAAAAATACTTTTAATTATTTTTTCTATTCTATCTTTTGTTCTTTTAGTTTTGCATTTGGTTTTCCCCAATTTTAAAATTGATACAATTGCCCTTTCCCTGTTCATTTTAGCCTTTTTGCCATGGATTTTACCATACCTGAAGAACTTAGAGTTGCCCGGGGGAATAAAAATCGAATTGCGTGATATAAAAGAAGCGACAGAAAAAGTAACAGGAAAGTTGATAACTGTATCTGGAAAAATAGAGGAAGAATCTTCAATGTCTGCCAATCCAACGGTTATTTCTCCTGATCCAATGGCAATATTATTAAAGGTAGCCGAACATGATCCAAATTTAGGTCTAATAGGCTTTCGGATAGAATTGGAAAAAAGAATATTGGATATAGCCCAAAAAAATAGTATTGAAAGCAGATTGCCACTCTTTCCTTTATTAAGATCTCTTTATAAAAAAAATATCATAACTGAAAATGTTTTTGAAGGATTAAAAACTTTGATCGATATTGCGAATCACGCAGCTCATGGAGAGAAAGTAAATGAAGAGGCTGTGCATATTATTTTAAATAATGGTGCACAAATCTTAAAAAATCTTAAGGCATAA
- the ccoN gene encoding cytochrome-c oxidase, cbb3-type subunit I, whose translation MAVETFYYDNRIVRNFGFATLLWGIVGMLVGVIIAIQLYIPAFSFNLPWTTFGRLRPLHTNAVIFAFAGNAIFTGVYYSLMRLTKARMFSDTLSKIHFWGWQLIIVLAALSFVFGITTSKEYAELEWPIDILITLIWVVFAINMFGTIAKRRERHLYVAIWFYISTIVTVAVLHIVNSLEIPVTLLKSYSIYAGVQDALTQWWYGHNAVAFFLTTPFLGLMYYFLPKASNRPVFSYKLSVVHFWSLIFIYIWAGPHHLIYTSLPDWAQTLGTVFSVALIAPSWGGMLNGLLTLRGAWDRVREDPILKFMVVGVTAYGMSTFEGPMLSVKSINALTHYTDWTIAHVHVGALGWNGFITFGVLYWLWPRIFQTKLHSVKQANTHFWIGTLGIIFYALPMYWAGLTQSLMWKEFTADGFLQYPNFLETVIQIVPMYIVRSIGGTLFLVGTIIGAWNLFKTAKAGNLLADEKAEAPALEKEYKEESGYWHHWLEGKAVHFTVWATVAILIGGAVEMIPMYMVESNVPTIASVKPYTPLELEGRDIYIREGCNNCHSQMIRPFRSETVRYGEYSKVGEFVYDHPFLWGSKRTGPDLHRVGGKYPDAWHYNHMDDPSLMSPGSLMPRYPWLIEDDLDTSDIAAKIEAMQTLGVPYAEGYSSQALNDLKAQAEKIAASLKTQGISNADPNKEIIALIAYLQRLGTDIKGSAVSENATK comes from the coding sequence TTTTGCAACTTTATTATGGGGGATCGTTGGTATGTTGGTTGGGGTTATAATAGCAATCCAACTGTATATACCTGCATTTAGCTTCAATCTCCCGTGGACAACATTTGGTCGGTTGCGCCCTTTACATACAAATGCAGTTATCTTTGCATTTGCCGGTAATGCTATTTTCACGGGTGTCTATTATTCATTGATGCGTTTAACTAAAGCGAGAATGTTTAGCGATACGTTAAGCAAAATACATTTTTGGGGTTGGCAGTTAATTATTGTGCTTGCGGCACTTTCATTTGTATTTGGTATTACGACAAGTAAAGAATATGCTGAACTGGAATGGCCTATCGATATTCTTATTACTTTGATATGGGTTGTATTTGCCATAAATATGTTTGGAACAATTGCAAAGCGGCGTGAGCGTCATCTTTATGTTGCTATTTGGTTTTATATATCTACCATAGTTACAGTTGCGGTTTTGCATATTGTCAATTCTTTGGAAATACCAGTTACTTTGTTAAAAAGTTATTCAATTTATGCAGGTGTTCAGGATGCGTTGACCCAGTGGTGGTATGGTCATAATGCTGTTGCTTTTTTTCTGACAACACCCTTTTTAGGATTAATGTATTACTTCCTGCCAAAGGCATCTAACCGGCCTGTTTTCTCATATAAATTATCCGTTGTCCACTTCTGGTCACTTATTTTTATTTATATATGGGCTGGTCCACATCATTTAATCTATACGTCATTACCGGATTGGGCTCAAACTTTAGGAACAGTTTTTTCTGTGGCGCTTATTGCACCTTCTTGGGGTGGAATGCTAAATGGTTTACTCACTTTGCGTGGAGCATGGGACCGAGTAAGGGAAGATCCGATCTTAAAATTTATGGTTGTGGGTGTGACAGCCTATGGTATGTCCACATTTGAAGGCCCAATGCTTTCAGTAAAAAGTATAAATGCATTAACCCATTACACAGATTGGACTATTGCGCATGTTCATGTTGGTGCTTTGGGATGGAATGGTTTTATTACTTTTGGAGTGTTGTATTGGCTGTGGCCACGCATTTTTCAAACCAAACTACATTCTGTAAAACAAGCAAATACTCATTTTTGGATTGGCACTTTAGGAATAATTTTTTATGCCTTACCAATGTATTGGGCAGGATTGACACAAAGCTTAATGTGGAAAGAATTTACCGCAGATGGATTTTTACAATATCCGAACTTTTTAGAAACGGTTATACAGATTGTTCCAATGTACATTGTCAGATCCATTGGTGGTACATTGTTCCTGGTTGGTACAATAATAGGCGCATGGAATTTATTTAAAACAGCTAAAGCAGGTAACTTACTAGCAGATGAAAAGGCTGAAGCACCAGCCCTTGAAAAAGAGTATAAAGAAGAATCTGGCTATTGGCATCACTGGTTAGAAGGAAAAGCAGTTCATTTTACTGTATGGGCAACCGTGGCTATTTTAATTGGTGGGGCAGTGGAAATGATTCCAATGTATATGGTTGAATCCAATGTACCAACAATTGCAAGCGTTAAACCTTATACACCACTAGAACTCGAAGGACGCGATATTTATATTCGCGAAGGTTGTAACAACTGCCACTCACAAATGATCCGTCCATTCCGTTCGGAAACTGTACGCTATGGTGAGTACTCAAAAGTAGGCGAGTTTGTTTATGATCATCCATTTTTGTGGGGATCAAAAAGAACAGGCCCGGATCTTCACCGTGTTGGGGGAAAATATCCTGATGCATGGCACTACAACCATATGGATGACCCAAGCTTGATGTCTCCCGGATCACTGATGCCACGTTATCCATGGCTAATTGAAGACGATTTAGACACATCAGATATTGCAGCAAAAATTGAAGCAATGCAGACACTTGGTGTCCCTTATGCCGAGGGTTATTCAAGTCAGGCATTAAATGATCTCAAAGCTCAGGCAGAGAAAATTGCTGCCAGTTTGAAAACACAAGGTATTTCAAATGCAGATCCAAACAAGGAAATTATTGCCTTAATAGCTTATCTGCAGAGACTTGGAACAGATATAAAGGGTTCTGCGGTTTCGGAAAATGCCACCAAATAG
- a CDS encoding sulfite exporter TauE/SafE family protein codes for MLTALILGTVGSLHCVGMCGPIVLALPQTENPTKLHFLTGRLVYNLGRIVTYFILGLIFGGLGKVISLAGFQSTLSIVLGVLILASLFLPISKTLDVINTSPLWRKTLGGLFKKKSFSALAGIGLLNGLLPCGLVYTALAGAIAASDSLYGAMFMFVFGMGTIPALIVVSIVGRITKINWQGFIKRALPVTMFVLGILLILRGLSLGIPYISPDLRNKGTNQELFIPDCH; via the coding sequence ATGTTAACGGCACTAATATTAGGTACTGTCGGCAGTTTGCATTGTGTTGGAATGTGTGGCCCGATAGTTCTTGCCCTTCCTCAAACAGAAAATCCAACAAAACTTCACTTTTTAACAGGTCGGCTGGTTTATAATTTAGGCCGGATTGTAACTTACTTTATTCTTGGATTAATTTTTGGCGGTCTTGGAAAAGTAATTTCGCTTGCTGGTTTTCAATCCACTCTTTCAATTGTATTGGGCGTTCTTATTCTAGCTTCCCTTTTTTTGCCCATCAGTAAAACCCTGGATGTAATAAATACAAGTCCCTTATGGCGGAAAACACTTGGTGGTTTATTCAAAAAGAAATCATTCTCCGCATTGGCAGGTATTGGATTGCTAAATGGCCTTTTACCTTGCGGTCTTGTTTACACGGCTTTAGCAGGTGCCATCGCAGCAAGTGACAGCTTATATGGTGCGATGTTTATGTTTGTTTTTGGCATGGGCACAATCCCTGCTTTAATCGTTGTTTCCATTGTTGGGCGGATTACAAAAATTAATTGGCAAGGATTTATAAAACGAGCTTTACCGGTTACAATGTTTGTTTTAGGAATATTGCTCATTTTGCGCGGTCTTTCCTTAGGTATTCCCTACATTAGCCCGGACTTAAGAAACAAGGGCACCAACCAGGAATTGTTTATCCCCGATTGCCATTAA